A part of Ziziphus jujuba cultivar Dongzao chromosome 8, ASM3175591v1 genomic DNA contains:
- the LOC107413402 gene encoding L-type lectin-domain containing receptor kinase S.4, whose protein sequence is MAKRLMLFWVFFFLSNPVKCESDDELFFDGFNGVGNNMSLNGVAEIKRNGILMLTNNTRRVLGHAFYSSPIRFKNSTDGKVFSFSTAFAFAIVPEYPKLGGHGLAFAISPAKELRGALPSQYLGLLNATDVGNFSNHVFAVEFDTVQDFEFHDINDNHVGIDINSLESNKSAEAAYFNGNDSTKQELNLKSGKVIQAWIDYDSVINKLTVKLSQSSTKPGSSILTFDVDLSAFLEDYMYVGFSSSTGVLASSHYIAGWSFKMNGEAKSLNLHTLPSLPGPKKSHMGIVIGVSVATSMVMISIAGISIYLIRKMKNADVIEDWELDIGPHRFSYQELKKATKGFRDKELIGFGGFGRVYKGTLPNSNTQIAVKRISHESKQGVQEFVSEIASIGRLRHRNLVQLLGWCRRREDLLLVYDFMPNGSLDKYLFDEPKSILSWEERFKIIKGVAYGLLYLHEEWEQTVIHRDIKAGNVLLDADLNGRLGDFGLAKLYERGSNPSTTKVVGTLGYLAPELTRTGKPTTSSDVFAFGALLLEVVCGRRPIEPKALPEELILVDWVWDRWKSGSLLEVVDPRMQAGFDDVEVGVVLKLGLMCSNSVPEARPTMRQLVRYLEGEVALPEEIGAPVPVEEYGKKKKGGGGDGCGNGSGSNSNTGEFEDYLHSYPPSSYLDKVSTWSSAGGDNDYRDVDVDVEAGSPSPLFILR, encoded by the coding sequence ATGGCAAAAAGGCTCATGCTTTTCtgggttttctttttcctttccaaccCAGTAAAGTGTGAGTCCGATGATGAGCTTTTCTTCGACGGATTCAATGGAGTTGGCAACAACATGAGCTTGAATGGAGTAGCAGAGATTAAGAGAAATGGCATTCTCATGCTCACAAACAACACGCGTAGAGTACTTGGCCATGCGTTTTATTCATCGCCTATTCGATTCAAAAACTCCACGGACGGCAAAGTCTTCTCCTTCTCCACCGCCTTTGCTTTCGCAATAGTCCCCGAGTATCCCAAGCTTGGCGGCCATGGCTTAGCTTTCGCAATCTCCCCAGCTAAAGAGCTTCGTGGGGCTCTTCCAAGTCAATACCTCGGACTACTCAATGCCACAGATGTTGGGAATTTCTCCAACCATGTTTTCGCTGTCGAATTCGATACCGTTCAGGATTTCGAGTTTCACGACATTAACGATAACCATGTCGGGATCGACATCAACAGCTTGGAATCGAACAAATCTGCTGAGGCTGCTTACTTCAATGGCAATGATTCAACGAAACAAGAACTCAATCTCAAGAGTGGTAAAGTAATACAGGCCTGGATCGATTACGATTCGGTAATCAACAAATTGACAGTTAAGCTTTCACAATCTTCTACAAAACCCGGATCTTCAATCCTTACCTTCGATGTCGATCTCTCAGCGTTTCTTGAAGATTATATGTATGTTGGGTTTTCTTCTTCGACCGGCGTGCTCGCGAGCTCGCACTATATAGCTGGTTGGAGCTTCAAGATGAATGGGGAAGCTAAGTCTCTAAATTTACACACTCTGCCATCGCTTCCTGGACCCAAAAAGAGTCACATGGGGATCGTAATAGGTGTCTCTGTCGCAACGTCCATGGTCATGATCTCAATCGCTGGAATCTCAATCTACCTAATTAGGAAGATGAAGAACGCCGATGTGATTGAAGATTGGGAGCTGGATATTGGTCCTCACAGATTTTCGTACCAGGAGCTTAAAAAAGCAACAAAAGGTTTTAGAGACAAAGAGCTAATTGGGTTCGGCGGATTTGGTCGAGTTTACAAAGGAACTTTACCAAATTCGAACACCCAAATCGCTGTTAAGCGAATTTCCCACGAATCCAAACAGGGTGTTCAAGAATTCGTATCGGAAATAGCCAGTATTGGTCGTCTCCGCCATAGAAATCTGGTTCAGTTACTCGGATGGTGTAGACGGCGAGAAGATCTGCTTTTGGTCTACGATTTCATGCCCAATGGAAGCTTGGACAAGTACCTATTCGACGAACCCAAATCCATTCTGAGCTGGGAAGAGAGATTCAAGATCATCAAAGGCGTAGCTTATGGTCTTCTATATCTACACGAAGAATGGGAACAGACCGTGATTCACAGAGACATCAAAGCTGGTAATGTCCTGCTGGACGCGGATCTTAATGGCAGACTCGGCGATTTCGGTCTCGCTAAGCTATACGAAAGGGGTTCGAACCCAAGCACGACGAAAGTGGTCGGAACGCTGGGTTACCTGGCACCGGAGCTGACCCGAACCGGAAAACCGACGACCAGTTCCGATGTGTTCGCTTTCGGTGCGCTTCTGCTGGAAGTTGTGTGCGGAAGAAGGCCCATCGAGCCCAAAGCACTCCCGGAGGAGCTAATCTTGGTGGATTGGGTTTGGGATCGGTGGAAAAGCGGTTCGCTTTTGGAAGTTGTGGATCCGAGAATGCAGGCCGGATTTGATGACGTGGAGGTTGGTGTGGTGCTGAAATTGGGCCTGATGTGTTCCAATTCGGTGCCGGAGGCCCGGCCCACGATGAGGCAGTTGGTGAGGTATTTGGAGGGGGAGGTGGCGTTGCCGGAGGAGATTGGGGCTCCAGTGCCAGTGGAGGAGtatgggaagaagaagaagggcgGTGGTGGTGATGGTTGTGGGAATGGGAGTGGCAGTAATAGTAATACTGGGGAGTTTGAGGACTATTTGCATTCTTATCCGCCGTCGTCGTACTTAGATAAAGTGAGTACGTGGTCATCGGCCGGTGGGGATAATGACTACCGAGATGTCGATGTTGATGTTGAAGCTGGTTCGCCGTCGCCGTTGTTTATTCTCCGGTAG
- the LOC107413406 gene encoding uncharacterized protein LOC107413406 isoform X1 yields MASGLEPVPITSQKHDPAWKHCQMFKIGDRVQLRCIYCSKLFKGGGIHRIKEHLAGQKGNASTCLRVPPDVRALMQQSLDGVVVKKRNRQKLDEEITNINPRPHSELESLSHHGDDVNTGLQFGSPDALEHNSGLLVIREEGTTSSRSTERRKRGRGKASSAHDAAGLINSAVLGSKKVSSNIHMAIGRFLYDIGAPLDAVNSAYFQPMVDAIASGGLGVVLPSYHDLRGWILKNSVEEVRSDIDKYRAFWERTGCSILVDQWSMEISRVFLSLLVHCPKGTVFLKSVDDPNIINSSDDLYELLKTTVEEVGVTNVLQVITSNDEQYIVAGRRLTETFPNLYWSPCAARCIDLILEDFGNIGWINVTIEQARSITRFVYNHSIVLNMVRRYTFGNDIVEPGVTRFATNFSTLKRLVDLKHNLQAMVTSQEWLDCSYSKKSGGLEMLDSISSQSFWSSCLQIVHLTNPLLRVLRIVVSENRPAMGYVYAGIYRAKESIKKELVKREDYMLYWNIIDHRWERQWNLPLHAAGFYLNPKFFYSVEGDLHNDILSGMFDCIERLVPDTKVQDKIIKEMNSYKTAAGDFGRKMAMRTRDTLLPAEWWSTYGGGCPNLARLAIRILSQTCSSIRCKHNRVPFEKMYETGNCLEHQRLSDLVFVQYNLQLRQMVDRSNGQDSIDPISFDCVGVVEDWVRMKDMCLDDHGDTDWTALDPPSANTMLLGPPNDDADDLGAGFDDYEVFSRLKESEEENGEDNVIIQ; encoded by the exons ATGGCTTCGGGTTTGGAACCTGTTCCAATAACTTCCCAAAAACATGACCCAGCATGGAAACATTGTCAAATGTTCAAGATTGGAGATAGAGTGCAGCTCAGATGTATATACTGTAGCAAATTGTTTAAGGGTGGTGGGATTCATAGGATTAAAGAACACCTTGCTGGTCAAAAAGGAAATGCATCGACTTGTCTACGTGTGCCGCCCGATGTTCGGGCTCTAATGCAACAGAGTCTGGATGGGGTTGTAGTGAAGAAGAGGAATAGGCAAAAGCTTGATGAAGAGATTACCAATATTAACCCCCGGCCTCATAGTGAGCTAGAATCACTTTCTCATCATGGTGATGATGTTAACACTGGGCTTCAATTTGGAAGTCCTGATGCTCTTGAACACAATTCGGGTTTGTTGGTGATTCGAGAAGAAGGGACGACGAGTAGTAGGAGTACGGAAAGAAGGAAAAGAGGGAGAGGTAAAGCTTCTTCGGCACATGATGCTGCTGGTTTGATTAATAGTGCTGTCTTAGGTTCCAAAAAAGTAAGCAGTAATATTCACATGGCAATTGGGCGGTTTTTGTATGATATTGGTGCTCCTCTAGATGCAGTGAACTCGGCCTATTTTCAACCAATGGTTGATGCAATTGCTTCAGGAGGTTTGGGGGTTGTCTTGCCCTCATATCATGATCTTCGTGGTTGGATATTGAAGAATTCAGTGGAAGAAGTTAGGAGTGATATTGATAAATACAGGGCATTTTGGGAAAGGACTGGTTGTTCTATTTTGGTTGACCAGTGGAGCATGGAAATAAGTAGAGTTTTCCTAAGTTTGTTGGTGCATTGTCCTAAGGGAACTGTGTTTTTGAAATCTGTGGATGAtcctaatattattaattcatcAGATGATCTTTATGAGTTGCTTAAGACCACAGTGGAAGAAGTTGGTGTAACGAATGTGCTGCAAGTGATTACTAGCAATGACGAGCAATATATTGTTGCAGGCAGAAGGTTGACTGAAACTTTCCCCAATCTATATTGGTCTCCATGTGCAGCTCGTTGCATAGATTTGATACTTGAGGATTTTGGAAACATAGGCTGGATAAATGTAACAATAGAACAGGCTCGATCTATTACAAGATTTGTCTACAATCACAGTATTGTTTTGAATATGGTCAGAAGATATACTTTTGGCAATGATATTGTGGAACCAGGAGTCACTCGTTTTGCTACTaacttttcaactttaaaaCGACTGGTTGATCTTAAACACAACTTGCAGGCCATGGTTACCTCACAGGAGTGGTTGGACTGCTCATATTCAAAGAAATCAGGGGGTCTGGAAATGTTAGATTCAATTAGCAGTCAGTCATTTTGGTCCTCATGCCTCCAGATTGTCCATCTAACAAATCCACTCTTACGAGTTTTGAGGATAGTTGTCAGTGAGAACAGGCCTGCAATGGGGTATGTTTATGCAGGAATCTATCGAGCAAAAGAATCAATTAAGAAAGAACTTGTTAAGAGGGAGGATTACATGCTTTATTGGAATATTATAGATCATAGATGGGAACGACAGTGGAACCTTCCTCTTCATGCTGCTGGCTTCTATCTTAACCCTAAATTTTTTTACAGTGTTGAAGGAGATCTGCACAATGATATCCTCTCAGGGATGTTTGACTGCATAGAGAGATTGGTTCCTGATACAAAAGTCCAAGATAAAATAATCAAAGAGATGAACTCATACAAGACTGCTGCTGGTGATTTTGGGAGAAAGATGGCAATGAGGACTAGAGATACTTTGCTACCTG CTGAATGGTGGTCAACATATGGAGGAGGTTGCCCAAATTTGGCACGTTTGGCTATCCGTATTCTCAGTCAAACTTGCAGCTCCATTAGATGTAAGCACAATCGGGTTCCTTTTGAGAAAATGTATGAGACAGGGAATTGCCTAGAGCATCAGCGTCTCAGTGACCTTGTCTTTGTTCAGTACAACTTGCAACTAAGGCAGAT gGTTGATAGGAGCAATGGACAAGATTCTATAGACCCCATTTCATTTGATTGTGTTGGTGTTGTTGAAGACTGGGTCAGAATGAAGGACATGTGCTTGGACGACCACGGGGATACAGATTGGACAGCACTTGATCCACCCTCTGCCAACACAATGCTTTTAGGTCCCCCAAATGATGATGCTGATGACTTGGGTGCTG GGTTTGATGATTATGAGGTTTTTAGCAGGTTGAAAGAGAGTGAAGAGGAAAATGGTGAAGATAATGTAATTATCCAGTAG
- the LOC107413406 gene encoding uncharacterized protein LOC107413406 isoform X2, with product MASGLEPVPITSQKHDPAWKHCQMFKIGDRVQLRCIYCSKLFKGGGIHRIKEHLAGQKGNASTCLRVPPDVRALMQQSLDGVVVKKRNRQKLDEEITNINPRPHSELESLSHHGDDVNTGLQFGSPDALEHNSGLLVIREEGTTSSRSTERRKRGRGKASSAHDAAGLINSAVLGSKKVSSNIHMAIGRFLYDIGAPLDAVNSAYFQPMVDAIASGGLGVVLPSYHDLRGWILKNSVEEVRSDIDKYRAFWERTGCSILVDQWSMEISRVFLSLLVHCPKGTVFLKSVDDPNIINSSDDLYELLKTTVEEVGVTNVLQVITSNDEQYIVAGRRLTETFPNLYWSPCAARCIDLILEDFGNIGWINVTIEQARSITRFVYNHSIVLNMVRRYTFGNDIVEPGVTRFATNFSTLKRLVDLKHNLQAMVTSQEWLDCSYSKKSGGLEMLDSISSQSFWSSCLQIVHLTNPLLRVLRIVVSENRPAMGYVYAGIYRAKESIKKELVKREDYMLYWNIIDHRWERQWNLPLHAAGFYLNPKFFYSVEGDLHNDILSGMFDCIERLVPDTKVQDKIIKEMNSYKTAAGDFGRKMAMRTRDTLLPAEWWSTYGGGCPNLARLAIRILSQTCSSIRCKHNRVPFEKMYETGNCLEHQRLSDLVFVQYNLQLRQMVDRSNGQDSIDPISFDCVGVVEDWVRMKDMCLDDHGDTDWTALDPPSANTMLLGPPNDDADDLGFDDYEVFSRLKESEEENGEDNVIIQ from the exons ATGGCTTCGGGTTTGGAACCTGTTCCAATAACTTCCCAAAAACATGACCCAGCATGGAAACATTGTCAAATGTTCAAGATTGGAGATAGAGTGCAGCTCAGATGTATATACTGTAGCAAATTGTTTAAGGGTGGTGGGATTCATAGGATTAAAGAACACCTTGCTGGTCAAAAAGGAAATGCATCGACTTGTCTACGTGTGCCGCCCGATGTTCGGGCTCTAATGCAACAGAGTCTGGATGGGGTTGTAGTGAAGAAGAGGAATAGGCAAAAGCTTGATGAAGAGATTACCAATATTAACCCCCGGCCTCATAGTGAGCTAGAATCACTTTCTCATCATGGTGATGATGTTAACACTGGGCTTCAATTTGGAAGTCCTGATGCTCTTGAACACAATTCGGGTTTGTTGGTGATTCGAGAAGAAGGGACGACGAGTAGTAGGAGTACGGAAAGAAGGAAAAGAGGGAGAGGTAAAGCTTCTTCGGCACATGATGCTGCTGGTTTGATTAATAGTGCTGTCTTAGGTTCCAAAAAAGTAAGCAGTAATATTCACATGGCAATTGGGCGGTTTTTGTATGATATTGGTGCTCCTCTAGATGCAGTGAACTCGGCCTATTTTCAACCAATGGTTGATGCAATTGCTTCAGGAGGTTTGGGGGTTGTCTTGCCCTCATATCATGATCTTCGTGGTTGGATATTGAAGAATTCAGTGGAAGAAGTTAGGAGTGATATTGATAAATACAGGGCATTTTGGGAAAGGACTGGTTGTTCTATTTTGGTTGACCAGTGGAGCATGGAAATAAGTAGAGTTTTCCTAAGTTTGTTGGTGCATTGTCCTAAGGGAACTGTGTTTTTGAAATCTGTGGATGAtcctaatattattaattcatcAGATGATCTTTATGAGTTGCTTAAGACCACAGTGGAAGAAGTTGGTGTAACGAATGTGCTGCAAGTGATTACTAGCAATGACGAGCAATATATTGTTGCAGGCAGAAGGTTGACTGAAACTTTCCCCAATCTATATTGGTCTCCATGTGCAGCTCGTTGCATAGATTTGATACTTGAGGATTTTGGAAACATAGGCTGGATAAATGTAACAATAGAACAGGCTCGATCTATTACAAGATTTGTCTACAATCACAGTATTGTTTTGAATATGGTCAGAAGATATACTTTTGGCAATGATATTGTGGAACCAGGAGTCACTCGTTTTGCTACTaacttttcaactttaaaaCGACTGGTTGATCTTAAACACAACTTGCAGGCCATGGTTACCTCACAGGAGTGGTTGGACTGCTCATATTCAAAGAAATCAGGGGGTCTGGAAATGTTAGATTCAATTAGCAGTCAGTCATTTTGGTCCTCATGCCTCCAGATTGTCCATCTAACAAATCCACTCTTACGAGTTTTGAGGATAGTTGTCAGTGAGAACAGGCCTGCAATGGGGTATGTTTATGCAGGAATCTATCGAGCAAAAGAATCAATTAAGAAAGAACTTGTTAAGAGGGAGGATTACATGCTTTATTGGAATATTATAGATCATAGATGGGAACGACAGTGGAACCTTCCTCTTCATGCTGCTGGCTTCTATCTTAACCCTAAATTTTTTTACAGTGTTGAAGGAGATCTGCACAATGATATCCTCTCAGGGATGTTTGACTGCATAGAGAGATTGGTTCCTGATACAAAAGTCCAAGATAAAATAATCAAAGAGATGAACTCATACAAGACTGCTGCTGGTGATTTTGGGAGAAAGATGGCAATGAGGACTAGAGATACTTTGCTACCTG CTGAATGGTGGTCAACATATGGAGGAGGTTGCCCAAATTTGGCACGTTTGGCTATCCGTATTCTCAGTCAAACTTGCAGCTCCATTAGATGTAAGCACAATCGGGTTCCTTTTGAGAAAATGTATGAGACAGGGAATTGCCTAGAGCATCAGCGTCTCAGTGACCTTGTCTTTGTTCAGTACAACTTGCAACTAAGGCAGAT gGTTGATAGGAGCAATGGACAAGATTCTATAGACCCCATTTCATTTGATTGTGTTGGTGTTGTTGAAGACTGGGTCAGAATGAAGGACATGTGCTTGGACGACCACGGGGATACAGATTGGACAGCACTTGATCCACCCTCTGCCAACACAATGCTTTTAGGTCCCCCAAATGATGATGCTGATGACTTGG GGTTTGATGATTATGAGGTTTTTAGCAGGTTGAAAGAGAGTGAAGAGGAAAATGGTGAAGATAATGTAATTATCCAGTAG
- the LOC107413413 gene encoding thaumatin-like protein isoform X1: MVAKKKDPHNFIHSLITFMHYYHSKTLHTYPIKLFLQIQNANFFFTNLHLPHFHVHLHYGTQLIIVNNCKESIWPGILGSAGHQTPQDGGFHLYSGEQVSLQLPENWSGRIWGRQGCCFDQKTGKGSCLTGDCAGLLHCRGIGGVPPATVVEMTLGTSKSSLHYYDVSLVDGFNVPVSMSPIGGGVGCGLAACEADVNKCCPSALEMRRGGKVVGCKSACLASKSDKYCCTGQFASRQSCKPTVFSRVFKAICPRAYSYAYDDSTSLKVCKAPRYVITFCPPN; this comes from the exons ATGGTAGCGAAAAAGAAGGATCCCCACAACTTCATTCACTCATTAATAACTTTCATGCACTACTATCATTCAAAAACACTCCACACATACCCAATAAAATTATTCCTCCAAATTCAAAATGCCAACTTCTTCTTCACAAATCTTCATCTTCCTCATTTCCATGTCCATCTCCATT ATGGGACCCAACTAATTATAGTGAACAACTGCAAAGAAAGCATATGGCCGGGAATCCTAGGCTCCGCCGGCCACCAAACTCCACAAGACGGCGGTTTCCATCTCTACAGCGGTGAACAAGTCTCACTCCAACTTCCCGAGAACTGGTCCGGAAGAATTTGGGGAAGACAAGGTTGCTGCTTCGACCAAAAAACAGGAAAAGGGTCGTGCCTGACAGGAGACTGCGCGGGACTTCTCCACTGCAGAGGAATCGGCGGAGTTCCTCCGGCGACGGTGGTGGAGATGACTTTGGGGACGTCAAAATCTTCCCTGCATTACTACGACGTGAGTTTGGTGGATGGGTTCAACGTTCCGGTGTCGATGTCGCCGATCGGGGGCGGAGTTGGGTGCGGGTTGGCGGCGTGCGAGGCCGATGTGAACAAGTGTTGTCCGTCGGCGCTGGAGATGAGGAGAGGAGGGAAGGTGGTGGGATGCAAAAGTGCTTGTTTGGCTTCCAAATCCGACAAGTATTGCTGTACGGGACAGTTTGCGAGCCGGCAGAGTTGTAAACCGACTGTGTTTTCGCGAGTGTTCAAGGCAATTTGTCCCAGGGCTTATAGTTATGCTTATGATGATTCTACTAGTCTTAAGGTTTGTAAAGCTCCTCGCTATGTTATTACCTTTTGCCCTCCTAACTGA
- the LOC107413413 gene encoding thaumatin-like protein isoform X2, producing MPTSSSQIFIFLISMSISIVDGTQLIIVNNCKESIWPGILGSAGHQTPQDGGFHLYSGEQVSLQLPENWSGRIWGRQGCCFDQKTGKGSCLTGDCAGLLHCRGIGGVPPATVVEMTLGTSKSSLHYYDVSLVDGFNVPVSMSPIGGGVGCGLAACEADVNKCCPSALEMRRGGKVVGCKSACLASKSDKYCCTGQFASRQSCKPTVFSRVFKAICPRAYSYAYDDSTSLKVCKAPRYVITFCPPN from the exons ATGCCAACTTCTTCTTCACAAATCTTCATCTTCCTCATTTCCATGTCCATCTCCATTGTag ATGGGACCCAACTAATTATAGTGAACAACTGCAAAGAAAGCATATGGCCGGGAATCCTAGGCTCCGCCGGCCACCAAACTCCACAAGACGGCGGTTTCCATCTCTACAGCGGTGAACAAGTCTCACTCCAACTTCCCGAGAACTGGTCCGGAAGAATTTGGGGAAGACAAGGTTGCTGCTTCGACCAAAAAACAGGAAAAGGGTCGTGCCTGACAGGAGACTGCGCGGGACTTCTCCACTGCAGAGGAATCGGCGGAGTTCCTCCGGCGACGGTGGTGGAGATGACTTTGGGGACGTCAAAATCTTCCCTGCATTACTACGACGTGAGTTTGGTGGATGGGTTCAACGTTCCGGTGTCGATGTCGCCGATCGGGGGCGGAGTTGGGTGCGGGTTGGCGGCGTGCGAGGCCGATGTGAACAAGTGTTGTCCGTCGGCGCTGGAGATGAGGAGAGGAGGGAAGGTGGTGGGATGCAAAAGTGCTTGTTTGGCTTCCAAATCCGACAAGTATTGCTGTACGGGACAGTTTGCGAGCCGGCAGAGTTGTAAACCGACTGTGTTTTCGCGAGTGTTCAAGGCAATTTGTCCCAGGGCTTATAGTTATGCTTATGATGATTCTACTAGTCTTAAGGTTTGTAAAGCTCCTCGCTATGTTATTACCTTTTGCCCTCCTAACTGA
- the LOC107413422 gene encoding codeine O-demethylase → MDPNVEDGKINEDLELGWGKSLPVPSVQEMVKNDSESVPERYIKEYQDRPTDSTLSPHMFDNIPVIDFYLLVSGDGDELNKLDSACKEWGFFQLINHGVEVEVLNSMKAAVAAFFDLPLEEKKKYAMAENDIQGFGQAYVVSEHQKLDWCDLSFLITQPPEHRNFKYWPTTLPGFKEAVDEYSKEVEKVTVEICECLSRLMGLDKHGLKRLHGVMKQSMRLNYYPRCSRPNLVLGVSPHSDGGSITFLLQDDEITALQIKYKERWLPVKPIPNALVVNVGDALEAWSNGVYRSIEHRAVTNTKKERISIATFVLPDEEVQIGPVESMMVDRPRLYRNVKFLDYLKHFLDKKMDGKSHTSFLKLEKDL, encoded by the exons ATGGATCCAAATGTTGaagatggaaaaattaatgAAGATTTGGAACTGGGTTGGGGAAAATCTTTACCGGTACCAAGTGTCCAAGAGATGGTGAAGAATGATTCTGAAAGTGTTCCTGaaagatatataaaagaataccAAGACAGGCCAACAGATTCCACCCTCTCTCCCCATATGTTCGACAATATCCCAGTCATAGATTTCTATTTGCTTGTTAGTGGAGATGGAGATGAGCTAAACAAGCTAGATTCTGCTTGCAAGGAGTGGGGTTTCTTCCAG cTAATAAACCATGGTGTGGAAGTAGAGGTTTTAAACAGTATGAAGGCTGCTGTGGCAGCATTTTTTGATCTCCCACTTGAAGAGAAAAAGAAGTATGCAATGGCTGAGAATGATATTCAAGGATTTGGCCAAGCATATGTGGTTTCAGAACATCAAAAGCTAGATTGGTGTGATCTTTCATTCTTGATAACTCAACCACCCGAACATCGAAACTTCAAGTACTGGCCCACCACATTACCAGGCTTCAA AGAGGCAGTCGATGAATACTCGAAAGAAGTAGAGAAAGTGACTGTGGAGATCTGTGAATGTCTTTCACGATTGATGGGTTTGGATAAACATGGTTTGAAAAGGTTGCATGGAGTAATGAAACAATCAATGAGACTGAACTACTATCCGCGGTGCTCCAGGCCTAACCTTGTTCTTGGTGTTAGTCCACATTCTGATGGAGGATCCATTACCTTTCTTCTGCAGGATGATGAGATCACTGCTCTGCAGATCAAGTACAAGGAAAGATGGCTTCCCGTAAAGCCAATTCCAAATGCATTGGTCGTCAATGTCGGTGATGCTCTTGAG GCTTGGAGCAATGGGGTTTACAGAAGCATTGAGCACAGAGCTGTCACGAACacgaaaaaagaaagaatttccATTGCAACATTCGTACTTCCAGATGAGGAGGTTCAAATTGGTCCTGTGGAATCAATGATGGTTGATCGGCCAAGACTGTACAGAAATGTTAAGTTTCTGGATTACCTTAAACACTTTTTAGACAAGAAAATGGATGGAAAATCTCACACCAGCTTTCTCAAGTTAGAAAAGGACTTATGA